The Corynebacterium marinum DSM 44953 genome contains the following window.
CTTGGGCTTCTTCTTGGTGGCCGAGCGCTGCAGACCGCCGCCCGGCATTCCCATCTGGCCGGCCATCTTGCCCATCATCTTCTTGGCCTCGAAGAAACGCTCGACGAGCTGGTTGACGTCGGTGACGGTGACGCCGGAACCGGCCGCGATGCGCTTGCGGCGCGACGCGTTGAGGATCTTGGGGTCGTTGCGCTCGGACGGGGTCATGCCGCGGATGATGGCCTGGACGCGGTCGAGCTGCTTCTCGTCGACCATGTCCGCCATGTCGTTCATCTGCTTGCCGCCGGGCAGCATCTTGAGGATGTTGCCGAGCGGGCCCATCCGGCGGATCATGAGCATCTGGTCGAGGAAGTCCTCGAGCGTGAGCTCGCCGGAGGTCATCTTGGCGGCGGTCTCCTCCGCCTTCTGGTGGTCGAGGACCTGTTCGGCCTGCTCGATGAGGCTGAGTACGTCGCCCATGCCGAGGATGCGGCTGGCCATGCGCTCAGGGTGGAAGACGTCGAAGTCCTCGAGCTTCTCGCCGGTGGAGGCGAACATGATGGGCTTGCCGGTGACCTCGCGGATCGACAGCGCGGCGCCGCCGCGGGCATCGCCGTCGAGCTTGGTCAGGACGACACCCGTGAAGTCGACGCCGTCGCGGAAGGCCTCCGCGGTGTTGACCGCATCCTGGCCGATCATGGCGTCGATGACGAAGAGGACCTCGTCGGGGTTGACGGCGTCGCGGATGTTGCGCGCCTGCGTCATCAGCGTCTCGTCGATGCCGAGGCGGCCGGCGGTGTCGACGATGACCACGTCGTGCTGGGTGCGCCTGGCCTCCTCGATGCCGGCCTGCGCCACGGCGACCGGATCGCCGTGGGAGGTGCCCATCTCGTGGGAGTGGGAGTCGAGGGAGGTTCCCGGGTCGGGGGCGAAGGTGGGGACGCCGGCGCGCTCGCCGACGATCTGCAGCTGCTGGACCGCGCCCGGGCGCTGCAGGTCGCAGGCGACCAGCATCGGCGTGTGGCCCTGCTTGGTCAGGTGCTTGGCCAGCTTGCCCGCCAGGGTGGTTTTGCCAGCGCCCTGGAGACCGGCGAGCATGATGACGGTCGGCGGGGTCTTCGCCAGCTGGAGGCGGCGGGTCTCGCCGCCGAGGATCTGGACGAGCTCCTCGTTGACGATCTTGACCACCTGCTGGGCAGGGTTCAGCGCCTCCGAGACCTCGGCGCCGGCGGCGCGTTCCTTGATCCGTTTGATGAACCCCCGGACGACCGGCAGGGAGACATCGGCCTCGAGGAGGGCGAGCCGGATTTCCCTGGCCGTGGCGCTGATGTCGGCCTCGGTCAGCTTGCCTTTCCCGCGCAGCCCGGTGAGGGCACCGGTGAGACGGTCTGAAAGAGACTCAAACACTAGGACACTCTCCCTGCTATCGACGTTTTAACTCCCCCATGCTAGCCCGTCCCGAGGACACGGGTCACATCCCCGCCCACCTTCCGCCGGTCGACCGGCCCGGTGAAGGCCGCCTGGGCGATCATCGTGGCGCCCGGGGTGGTCACCGACAACCAGCTGACGGGCGGCAGGACCGCGATGAGCGCGCCCAATGCCCCGATACGGTCGACGGTCCGCACCTCGAGCACCTGTCCCCGCCAGGTGGTCAAGGTCGGCGCGGGCGGGATAAGGGGAAGCTCCGTGTGGACACCGGATTTGAAAGCCTGGACGAAGGCCGGCTCATCGGCCGCCTCGGCGAGGGTCTGGACGGTGGGCCGGGCGTCGAACTCCGCGTGGAGTTCTTCCGCCACCGCGATCCGGGCGGCCGTGATCTTCCAGGCCTTCGCGGCGATGAGGGCGAGCACCGGTTGCGGGTCGGTGCCCCGCCAGGACACAGTCACGGTGTCCTCCTCCGGGTTGGCGCGCAGACCGATCCCGGCGGGCGCGTGCACGAGGGGGCGGAGCGGAGCCGCCAGGACCAGGGCCCGGCGCGCCCGACCGACCAGGGTGCGCAGCCCCGCCTCGAGCCGGGCGTTCCACACACCGGGGCCGGTGGCCCGGGCATCCGCCTCGGTGAGGACCTCGAGCAGGTCGAGGGTGTCGCGGTCGTAGTGGACGGCGTCGAGGAGCAGGTCGAGGGTGTCGTCGGCGACGGGGTCGAAACGCGAGGCCAGCCGCGCGATGGTGGTGTGCTCGGCCACGAGCGTCTGCACCCGTGAGCGGTCCGGCAGGTTGAGGTCCAGGCGGCGGGCCATGCGGGCGACATACTCGGCGCCGACCTGCTCGTGTGGGCGCCCCTTCCCCTTGCCGATGTCGTGGAACAGTGCGCCCAGCAGCAGGAGGTCCGGGCGGGCGACGGACACTCCCACGGCCGCGCAGTTGGCGACGGTGACCAGGCTGTGCTGGTCGATGGTGTGGATGTGGGTGCGCTCCCTCGGCATGCGGCCGCGGATGCGCTCCCACTCGGGGACCAGCCGGACCCAGAGGCCGTGCCGGTCGAGTTCGTTGACCACCTCCGCGGTGTGCAGCGGCGAGGAGAGCAGCGCGAAAAAGTCCTCGGCGGCCGCCGCGGTGAGGATCTCCGGGAGCTCGGGCAGCTCTCCGAGCCGCTGCCAGGTGTGCGGGGAGACGGGGAGACCCGTGCGGGCGGCGGCCGCGGCCACGCGCAGCAGCAGCGCCGGGTCGCTGAGGTCCGGGCGGCGGGAGAGGGTGATCTCCCCGTCGTGGTCCACCACGTCGACGTCGAGGGGGCGGCGCTGGCCGCGGGTACGGGGGACGAGCGCGGCGCGGGCGGTGGCGAGGGCGGCGGTGACGGCGGCGTCGATACGCCGGGCGGCGTCGGCCAGGCGGGCGGAGAGCTCGTGGCGGTCGGTCAGGCCCAGTTCCGTGGCGATGTCCTCGGCGAATTCGGGGTCCAGCACGTCGCGGCGCCGTCGGGCGTGGGTGTGCAGCAGGGTGCGGACGTCGAGCAGCAGGGCACGTTCCTCGGTGAGCGGGGGCTCGTCGCAGAGGTTGGCCAGCGCGAGGGCGCGGATGAGGTCCAGATCGCGGAGGCCGCCGCGGCCGTTCTTCAGGTCCGGGTGCGTCATCGCGACCACCGAGCCGAAACGCCGCCACCGGGCGATCGCGGTGTCGGCGAGGGCGTTGAAGTTGCGGTGGATCTCGGTGCGCCACCGGGTGAGCACGGCGGCGCGGGTGCGGGCCGTGAGTTCGGCGTCGCCTGCCAGGTGCGACATCTCGAGCAGCGCGAGCGCGGCGGTCGAGTCTGCGCTGATCATGTCGACGCACTCGGTCAGGGTCCGCACTGCGTGGTCCACCCGGAAGGCGGAGTCCCAGACGGGGTACCAGAAGTCCGTGAGCTCGGGCTCCACCCCCTCCGGGTGGAGCAGGAGGAGGTCGAGGTCGGAGTGCGGGGTCATGTCGCCCCGCGCGAGTGAGCCGGTGGCCGCCAGCGCGCACCCTTCCGGCACCGTCAGACCGGCCAGCAGCTCGCGGGTCCGGGCGACGGCGCCGGAACGCAGGGTGGAGGGGTCAGAGGGCGGCGTCGTCACGGTCGCCGGTGCGGACTCGGACGACGTGCTCGACCGGGGTGACCCAGACTTTCCCGTCGCCCATCTTGCCGGTGTAGGCGGAGCGGGTGACGGCGTCGATGACGTCGGAGAGCTGCTCGTCCGCGACGAGGATCTCGATCTTGACCTTGGGCACGAAGTCGGTGGCGTACTCCGCGCCGCGGTAGACCTCGCTGTGGCCGCGCTGCTGGCCGTAACCCTGCGCCTCGGTGACGGTCATGCCGCCGACGTCCATGGATTCGAGCGCTTCGCGGATGTCGTTGAGGGTGAAGGGTTTGACAACTGCGGTCACGAGTTTCATCGGTTACTCCTCATTTCTGCGGGCTGCTCGGCCTGGACAGGCCTCGTCTGATTCTGGACCGATCCTACCCGGGCGGTCACGGCGCGCTGCTCACCGCCGGCCTCGTCGTAGGCGGTCTCGCGGTGCTCATGGATGTCGATTCCCTCGAACTCGGATTCCGGCTCGATGCGCCAGCCCAGGGTGAACTTGAGCGCCAGTCCCAGGACGGCGGTGATGAGGCCCGCGTACACCATCGCGAACAGGGCGATGACGACCTGGACGACCAGCAGCCGGAGGGTCTGCCCGCCGCCGGCGAAGAAAGCGAGCCCGATGGTGCCCCACAGGCCGGCGACGAGGTGGACGCCCACGACGTCGAGGGAGTCGTCGTAGCCGAAGCGGTACTTCAGCCCCACGCCGAGGCAGGCGAGGACACCGCCGACGGCGCCGAGCGCCAACGAGGTGACGGGGGTCAGTGCGCCGGCCGCCGGGGTGATGGAGACCAGCCCGGCCACCACGCCGGAGGCGGCGCCG
Protein-coding sequences here:
- a CDS encoding [protein-PII] uridylyltransferase — its product is MTTPPSDPSTLRSGAVARTRELLAGLTVPEGCALAATGSLARGDMTPHSDLDLLLLHPEGVEPELTDFWYPVWDSAFRVDHAVRTLTECVDMISADSTAALALLEMSHLAGDAELTARTRAAVLTRWRTEIHRNFNALADTAIARWRRFGSVVAMTHPDLKNGRGGLRDLDLIRALALANLCDEPPLTEERALLLDVRTLLHTHARRRRDVLDPEFAEDIATELGLTDRHELSARLADAARRIDAAVTAALATARAALVPRTRGQRRPLDVDVVDHDGEITLSRRPDLSDPALLLRVAAAAARTGLPVSPHTWQRLGELPELPEILTAAAAEDFFALLSSPLHTAEVVNELDRHGLWVRLVPEWERIRGRMPRERTHIHTIDQHSLVTVANCAAVGVSVARPDLLLLGALFHDIGKGKGRPHEQVGAEYVARMARRLDLNLPDRSRVQTLVAEHTTIARLASRFDPVADDTLDLLLDAVHYDRDTLDLLEVLTEADARATGPGVWNARLEAGLRTLVGRARRALVLAAPLRPLVHAPAGIGLRANPEEDTVTVSWRGTDPQPVLALIAAKAWKITAARIAVAEELHAEFDARPTVQTLAEAADEPAFVQAFKSGVHTELPLIPPAPTLTTWRGQVLEVRTVDRIGALGALIAVLPPVSWLSVTTPGATMIAQAAFTGPVDRRKVGGDVTRVLGTG
- a CDS encoding P-II family nitrogen regulator; translation: MKLVTAVVKPFTLNDIREALESMDVGGMTVTEAQGYGQQRGHSEVYRGAEYATDFVPKVKIEILVADEQLSDVIDAVTRSAYTGKMGDGKVWVTPVEHVVRVRTGDRDDAAL
- the ffh gene encoding signal recognition particle protein — protein: MFESLSDRLTGALTGLRGKGKLTEADISATAREIRLALLEADVSLPVVRGFIKRIKERAAGAEVSEALNPAQQVVKIVNEELVQILGGETRRLQLAKTPPTVIMLAGLQGAGKTTLAGKLAKHLTKQGHTPMLVACDLQRPGAVQQLQIVGERAGVPTFAPDPGTSLDSHSHEMGTSHGDPVAVAQAGIEEARRTQHDVVIVDTAGRLGIDETLMTQARNIRDAVNPDEVLFVIDAMIGQDAVNTAEAFRDGVDFTGVVLTKLDGDARGGAALSIREVTGKPIMFASTGEKLEDFDVFHPERMASRILGMGDVLSLIEQAEQVLDHQKAEETAAKMTSGELTLEDFLDQMLMIRRMGPLGNILKMLPGGKQMNDMADMVDEKQLDRVQAIIRGMTPSERNDPKILNASRRKRIAAGSGVTVTDVNQLVERFFEAKKMMGKMAGQMGMPGGGLQRSATKKKPKGRKGKGGKRKPMRQMPGGMPGMPPGMPDMAQLQQQLGAAGGMPNLPGMPNLPKGMENIDLDNLDFGKGGKK